Genomic DNA from Rhinopithecus roxellana isolate Shanxi Qingling unplaced genomic scaffold, ASM756505v1 contig6028, whole genome shotgun sequence:
AGACTTCTAAACCTGAATTTGGATAAAAGATGAATCTTCAAAAGTATTGATAattttggaaattaatttttaagaaaggcATGACAGTGATTATCTAGTTACACAGTTTGTTGTCAGAGATTGCAAAGGCTTTACTATAAAAACTATAGGATGAACAATGAATCCTTGATACtgagattttgtctttttcttaatagGTGAACATTATACTGCTGATTGCCAAAGCAGACACaatttctaaaaatgatttaCAGACGTTTAAGAGTAAGAAAATGTGTGAATTAACAGTGGCATCCAGATATATCAGTTcccaacagatgaagaaactactGCTCATGCAAACTTCTCAATTAATGTAAGTTTCAGTAACAATATCTGACAAAGAGGCTATAAATGAGT
This window encodes:
- the LOC104666413 gene encoding septin-14-like, producing MVIKQTQKPGHSLKSLDLLTMKNLDSKVNIILLIAKADTISKNDLQTFKSKKMCELTVASRYISSQQMKKLLLMQTSQLIVSLCCPDWSIVA